A genomic segment from Glycine soja cultivar W05 chromosome 18, ASM419377v2, whole genome shotgun sequence encodes:
- the LOC114396943 gene encoding uncharacterized protein LOC114396943: MPLYSKFLKDPLSKKGKYIHSDNIVEEGNCSVVIQRILPPKYYDPGSVTIPCSIGAVSVGEALIDLGANINLMPFSMYRRIGELEIMPTRMTLQLANRSITRPYGVVEDALVKVRHFTFPIDFVIMDIEEDAEIPLILGRPFMLTANCVVDMKKGNLEMSVDDKKVTVNLFEAMKHPRNYKACFKVEKVEHEIDMVARTMNCLEELKGVEENPSKKVVFEELKKDIPTEKAKVELKTLIEHLKYVFLGENEANPVIISNSLRKEEESQLVKVLKKHKAAIG, from the exons atgccactctactcaAAATTCCTTAAAGACCCATTGTCCAAGAAGGGCAAATATATCCATAGCGATAATATTGTGGAGGAGGGAAACTGTAGTGTTGTTATTCAGAGAATCCTTCCACCTAAATACTACGATCCAGGGAGTGTCACAATCCCTTGCTCTATTGGTGCAGTGTCTGTTGGGGAAGCCCTCATTGACTTGGGGGCCAACATTAATTTGATGCCTTTCTCCATGTACAGAAGGATTGGAGAGCTGGAAATCATGCCAACAAGAATGACATTGCAGCTGGCAAACCGGTCTATTACAAGGCCTTATGGCGTGGTAGAAGATGCTTTGGTCAAGGTGCGACATTTTACCTTCCCTATAGACTTCGTGATCATGGACATTGAAGAGGATGCTGAAATCCCACTGATTTTGGGTCGTCCCTTCATGTTAACTGCCAATTGTGTGGTAGATATGAAGAAAGGTAATCTGGAAATGAGCGTGGATGATAAGAAAGTTACAGTCAATCTATTTGAAGCCATGAAGCACCCAAGGAACTATAAGGCCTGTTTTAAAGTAGAAAAGGTGGAACATGAGATAGACATGGTAGCTAGAACCATG AATTGTTTAGAAGAATTAAAGGGTGTAGAGGAAAATCCTTCTAAAAAAGTGGTGtttgaagaattgaagaagGACATTCCAACAGAAAAGGCTAAAGTGGAGTTGAAAACCCTTATTGAACATCTGAAGTATGTGTTCTTAGGAGAAAATGAAGCAAATCCGGTGATCATCAGCAATTCTCTAAGAAAGGAGGAGGAATCTCAACTGGTGAAGGTTTTGAAGAAACACAAGGCAGCCATTGGATGA